A section of the Amycolatopsis sp. AA4 genome encodes:
- a CDS encoding DUF3311 domain-containing protein, with the protein MIGSRWSLVLALGLPGVAIFVGVPLCSQSTVTVFGIPLVFAWLFAWLPLTTLCLWASWRFFDRAQYRRVEGGEE; encoded by the coding sequence ATGATCGGAAGTCGCTGGTCCCTCGTGCTCGCACTCGGCCTGCCCGGCGTGGCGATTTTCGTCGGCGTGCCGCTCTGCAGCCAGAGCACGGTCACCGTATTCGGCATACCACTGGTGTTCGCGTGGCTGTTCGCCTGGCTCCCGCTGACGACGCTGTGCCTGTGGGCGTCGTGGCGCTTCTTCGACCGCGCGCAGTACCGGCGAGTGGAAGGCGGGGAAG